A part of Paenibacillus sp. sptzw28 genomic DNA contains:
- a CDS encoding amidohydrolase family protein → MRTLRPDLFNKYKHLRLIDVHNHDADYYADKGSIEIWEKYNIDKTVLFGAISEPAAMESDKRSWDAYTKYPDKFYPFFSGFPMYDKDGVAIIKAKLEKGYYGIGETVAASTYSPLTSQLQWKSTHPMDGNLPAIYELCAIYKVPILLHIDPPFGEPIIKLEEALRAFPETVFIFGHANVFNPPENIENLLSSYTNLYIDFFAGFTAYDPSNEYPLEKYIPLIKKFSERFLLSTDSATAQNLNYEKAINAMYEVIELCEDDVVGERIGRLNFLELIEAQPATQSQIALITRNNLEYDSRTINKRKANELIIASNLDEQYD, encoded by the coding sequence GTGAGAACATTGCGACCAGACTTGTTTAATAAGTACAAGCATCTAAGGCTTATTGATGTACATAACCATGATGCAGATTATTATGCCGATAAAGGCTCGATTGAGATATGGGAAAAGTATAACATTGATAAAACTGTACTTTTTGGTGCCATTTCTGAACCTGCCGCGATGGAGAGCGACAAGCGCTCATGGGATGCTTACACAAAATATCCCGATAAGTTTTATCCTTTCTTCTCCGGATTCCCTATGTATGATAAAGACGGAGTCGCCATCATCAAAGCCAAACTTGAGAAAGGTTACTATGGCATCGGAGAGACTGTTGCCGCTTCCACATATTCTCCGCTAACATCACAATTACAATGGAAATCCACTCACCCTATGGATGGTAATTTGCCTGCCATATATGAACTTTGCGCAATTTATAAAGTACCGATCCTGCTCCATATTGACCCACCCTTCGGAGAGCCCATAATAAAGTTGGAAGAAGCGCTTCGCGCATTTCCAGAAACCGTATTTATATTTGGTCATGCCAATGTCTTTAATCCTCCTGAGAATATTGAGAACCTGCTTAGCAGTTACACAAACTTGTACATTGACTTTTTCGCAGGCTTCACAGCATATGACCCAAGTAATGAATACCCTCTAGAAAAATACATTCCGCTAATCAAGAAATTTTCTGAACGGTTCTTACTTAGTACAGACTCAGCGACTGCACAAAACCTTAACTATGAAAAAGCCATAAATGCCATGTACGAAGTCATCGAACTATGCGAAGATGATGTTGTAGGTGAGCGAATAGGTAGACTAAACTTTTTAGAGCTAATTGAAGCTCAACCTGCTACCCAATCGCAGATAGCTTTAATAACACGAAACAATTTAGAATATGATTCTAGGACTATTAATAAGCGCAAGGCAAACGAACTAATAATCGCAAGCAATTTAGATGAACAATATGACTAA
- a CDS encoding IS110 family transposase, with product MDVLIERACGLDVHKKSITACVMTPEGKEIKTFRTHTVFLLDLIDWIKQHRCTHVAMESTGVYWKPIVNLLEADEIQFLVVNAQHIKAVPGRKTDVKDAEWICNLLRHGLLKPSYIPDRNQRELRELVRYRRSLIQEKSREHNRVQKVLEGANIKLAAVVSDIMGVSSRDMMSAMIEGEEDPQKLAAFARRTLKKKKEELELALRGNMSAHQRIMLKTMLTHVDFLNEQILELDMEVAKRLDPFQQDIERLDTIPGFGRRTAEQILAEVGTDVGSRFPSAPHLCSWVGLVPGQNESAGKRKSSKTRKGNKYLRAALIEVAHSVSRSDNYLGAQYRRIAARKGKHRAAVAVAHSIMTITYHLLTRKEDYKDLGSHYFEHRQQEAIMKQAVRRLENLGFQVALSTPEAS from the coding sequence ATGGATGTCCTAATCGAGCGCGCTTGCGGCTTGGATGTTCACAAGAAGTCCATCACCGCTTGCGTCATGACTCCCGAAGGAAAGGAGATTAAGACGTTTCGTACGCACACGGTTTTCCTGCTCGATTTGATCGACTGGATCAAGCAGCATCGCTGTACGCATGTGGCCATGGAGAGTACCGGTGTTTACTGGAAACCGATCGTCAACCTGCTTGAAGCCGATGAGATTCAATTCCTCGTCGTCAACGCACAGCACATTAAAGCCGTTCCGGGCAGGAAGACGGATGTGAAGGATGCGGAGTGGATTTGTAACTTACTTCGTCACGGACTGCTTAAACCTAGCTATATTCCTGATCGTAACCAACGAGAGCTTCGTGAATTAGTCCGTTACCGTCGAAGCTTGATTCAGGAAAAGTCTCGCGAACATAACCGAGTCCAGAAGGTCCTGGAAGGCGCCAATATTAAGCTCGCTGCGGTTGTCTCCGACATTATGGGAGTGAGCAGCCGCGACATGATGAGTGCCATGATCGAGGGAGAAGAAGATCCGCAAAAGCTGGCAGCCTTCGCACGGCGAACACTCAAGAAAAAGAAAGAAGAGCTGGAATTGGCCCTGCGTGGTAACATGAGTGCCCACCAGCGGATCATGTTGAAAACCATGCTCACTCACGTCGATTTTCTGAATGAGCAGATTCTCGAACTGGATATGGAGGTAGCCAAAAGGCTCGACCCTTTTCAGCAAGACATTGAGCGGCTGGATACGATTCCAGGGTTCGGCCGGCGTACCGCAGAACAAATCTTAGCCGAAGTTGGGACCGATGTCGGTTCGCGCTTCCCCTCCGCCCCTCATCTCTGCTCGTGGGTGGGCCTAGTTCCAGGGCAGAACGAAAGTGCCGGCAAACGAAAATCCTCGAAAACACGCAAAGGCAACAAATATCTCCGCGCGGCACTGATTGAAGTCGCCCACTCCGTAAGCAGATCCGACAATTACCTGGGAGCTCAGTACCGACGCATCGCAGCCCGAAAAGGCAAACACCGAGCAGCCGTAGCTGTCGCACACTCCATCATGACGATTACTTACCATCTCCTCACACGTAAAGAGGATTACAAAGATTTAGGCAGCCATTACTTTGAGCACCGACAGCAAGAAGCGATCATGAAACAAGCGGTTCGAAGGCTCGAGAATCTTGGCTTTCAGGTCGCTCTCTCCACTCCGGAGGCCTCATAA
- the lepB gene encoding signal peptidase I: MKIIKSWGISFLIAIVASLTIRTFVAEAMIVPTGSMLPTIQINDRLIVEKIIWMDDYQFGDIVVFYPPITEKVNERYVKRLIGTPGDVIEIKNGALIRNGVKVSETYLNEPIRYEFSPITVPENKYFFLGDNRNESFDSHSWPTPFVDKERLIGKVVLKIPTHLIDKRDLR, translated from the coding sequence ATGAAAATAATTAAAAGTTGGGGAATAAGCTTTCTAATTGCAATCGTTGCGTCGTTGACTATTAGAACATTTGTCGCAGAAGCTATGATTGTTCCGACTGGTTCGATGCTTCCAACCATTCAAATTAATGACCGATTAATTGTTGAGAAAATAATATGGATGGATGATTATCAGTTTGGTGATATTGTTGTATTTTATCCACCTATAACCGAGAAGGTTAATGAAAGGTATGTAAAAAGACTCATAGGAACTCCTGGTGATGTGATTGAAATTAAGAACGGGGCACTGATTCGTAATGGTGTAAAAGTATCCGAAACTTACTTAAACGAGCCAATTCGGTATGAATTTAGTCCGATTACTGTCCCCGAAAACAAATACTTTTTTTTAGGCGACAACCGTAATGAGAGTTTCGATTCTCATTCGTGGCCTACCCCTTTCGTGGATAAAGAAAGGTTGATAGGGAAGGTAGTTTTAAAAATTCCAACGCATTTAATTGATAAGAGGGATTTAAGGTAA
- a CDS encoding ABC transporter ATP-binding protein, whose translation MNTVISNSTFRTFIRLLSLSKPYMGWYLLIIFASLLSTVIGLGIMEATRRIITGASDKVPALIYSGLFVGLAAIVLQFANNIAISWLKATFYNRSTTRLQMRLLHLVSTKKMSELAEYHSSDLYGRITDSVAEAQRGLNDKFPLFFTNIVQLGVAFTYFSWLNMTLTIGMLCFALAFPVLTYPLTGRLRNQHDLRNCEGAHSGEFLQDAIQGGHSVRALSLRAYFSSKYREKLDHVRKRDLVIAAYDGVFDYANRALMFGGMLFILGFGGYQVLQGSLNIGGLTAFMVASGKLTGPIRSIAGIWNELISSISHTGRFQSLLDSSKEHKEERADIVFHHEQGVSLHLSHIYYAYKKGPSVLNNINMTANRGELTAIIGRSGSGKTTLLKLLSKLLEPTSGNIYCNSTSLHDLSANEWYSQIALVGSTHHCHGSRPDHRRGYT comes from the coding sequence ATGAACACTGTCATCTCCAATTCAACCTTTCGGACATTCATTCGCTTGCTTTCTCTGTCCAAACCGTACATGGGCTGGTATTTGCTTATCATTTTTGCTTCATTGCTCTCAACGGTCATCGGACTTGGCATTATGGAGGCTACTCGCAGAATCATAACAGGTGCTTCTGACAAGGTTCCTGCACTTATTTATAGCGGATTGTTCGTTGGCTTGGCTGCAATCGTCTTGCAATTTGCAAACAATATCGCGATTTCCTGGTTGAAGGCCACATTTTATAATCGGTCAACGACTCGGTTGCAAATGCGACTGCTTCATTTAGTCTCGACCAAGAAAATGTCCGAACTAGCGGAATACCATAGCTCCGATCTATATGGCAGAATTACTGATTCGGTAGCTGAAGCACAAAGGGGGCTAAACGATAAATTTCCACTTTTCTTCACGAATATTGTTCAGTTGGGTGTGGCGTTTACTTATTTCAGTTGGTTGAATATGACGCTTACGATTGGAATGCTCTGCTTTGCCTTAGCATTCCCTGTTTTGACCTATCCGCTTACAGGTCGCCTAAGAAATCAGCATGATTTGAGAAATTGCGAGGGTGCACACAGCGGTGAGTTTTTGCAAGATGCGATTCAGGGTGGGCACAGTGTACGCGCTCTATCGTTAAGAGCCTACTTTTCAAGCAAATATAGGGAGAAGTTGGATCATGTACGAAAGCGAGATCTTGTCATTGCCGCTTATGATGGTGTGTTCGACTATGCGAATCGAGCCTTAATGTTTGGAGGGATGCTGTTTATTCTCGGCTTCGGCGGCTATCAGGTTTTGCAGGGAAGCCTGAACATAGGAGGACTTACTGCATTTATGGTTGCAAGCGGTAAATTAACAGGACCTATACGTTCAATCGCAGGGATCTGGAATGAGTTGATTTCCTCAATTTCACATACCGGCCGTTTCCAGAGTCTTTTGGATTCGAGTAAAGAACATAAGGAAGAACGTGCAGATATTGTGTTTCATCATGAGCAAGGTGTATCTCTTCATCTGTCGCATATTTACTACGCCTATAAAAAGGGGCCTTCTGTGTTAAACAATATCAATATGACGGCTAACAGAGGTGAACTGACTGCCATCATTGGCAGAAGCGGTTCCGGGAAAACAACACTATTAAAGCTCCTATCGAAATTACTTGAGCCTACGTCGGGAAATATTTATTGTAACAGTACGTCGCTTCATGACCTATCTGCGAATGAATGGTATTCTCAAATCGCGTTGGTTGGCTCAACGCATCATTGTCATGGATCAAGGCCAGATCACCGAAGAGGGTACACATGA
- a CDS encoding CD3324 family protein — MKYVKNNHILPEELLKEIQKYVHGEMVYVPKPKGLRKKWGEDTGIRSDLRQRNQEIRHRFSVGETMEQLSERFFLSSYSIKKIVYSKK, encoded by the coding sequence ATGAAATATGTTAAAAATAACCATATATTACCAGAAGAATTGCTGAAAGAAATACAAAAGTATGTGCACGGTGAAATGGTGTACGTCCCTAAACCGAAAGGTTTACGTAAGAAATGGGGAGAAGATACTGGTATCAGAAGCGATTTACGCCAAAGAAATCAGGAGATCCGCCATAGATTTTCTGTTGGTGAAACGATGGAGCAGCTATCGGAGCGATTTTTTCTTTCTTCCTATAGTATTAAAAAGATCGTTTACTCCAAAAAATAA
- a CDS encoding glycoside hydrolase family 127 protein, producing MVMRFQEYACGQTRLAEGPLKARFEINKQYVMSLTNQNLLRNFYLEAGLWSYSGNGGTTSATSTCSDGPENWHWGWESPTCELRGHMMGHWLSAAARIYAQTGDNLVKSKADYIVSELGRCQLEIGNGWLAAFPETYMDRVVNGKWVWAPHYTVHKLLMGLYEMYVLAGNERAIAIMVGMADWFHRWTSEFNREQMDELLDIETGGMLETWADLYGITKDTKHLVLMERYDRRRFFDALLAGRDVLTNKHANTQISEILGAARAWEVTGVSRYREIVEAFWKCAVTERGYVATGAGDDAELWMPRGKMNRMGVGQEHCVNYNMMRLAHTLLRWTGDPAYADYWERRFVNGVLAHQHEESGMIAYFLGIGACSTKNWGSPTQHFWCCHGTLVQANAAYTEQIFMQDEQGIAVMQWLPASLRTNIGDSSIGLTIRQDGQHGLHPLNAWNVEGMKAITEVHVPPTPEHRPDRFIYEISISASKETAFRLSIRIPWWVRGEATIAVNGVTLNGERCPAAFAEIKRTWMNGDLIRVEFPKSLTAEALPGEPGTVAFMDGPIVLAGLVDEERRLHGNPNQPETMLVPDRERNHSWWNTGFYRTKGQDRGFRFIPLYEVKDQKYTVYFPVE from the coding sequence ATGGTTATGCGTTTTCAAGAATACGCCTGCGGTCAAACCCGTCTCGCCGAAGGACCGCTCAAGGCCCGCTTCGAAATCAATAAACAATATGTCATGAGCTTAACGAATCAAAATCTGCTGCGGAACTTTTACCTCGAGGCCGGTTTATGGAGCTACAGCGGCAATGGGGGGACGACCAGCGCGACTTCGACCTGTTCGGATGGTCCAGAGAATTGGCACTGGGGATGGGAATCTCCCACATGCGAGCTGCGCGGTCATATGATGGGACACTGGTTGTCCGCTGCAGCCCGAATTTATGCGCAGACGGGCGATAACCTCGTCAAGTCGAAGGCGGATTATATCGTTTCCGAGCTCGGTCGCTGCCAATTGGAGATCGGAAACGGGTGGCTGGCCGCATTCCCGGAAACGTACATGGATCGGGTTGTGAACGGCAAATGGGTCTGGGCGCCTCATTATACCGTCCATAAGCTGTTGATGGGCCTCTATGAAATGTATGTTCTTGCCGGCAACGAGCGGGCGATCGCGATTATGGTCGGTATGGCGGACTGGTTCCATAGGTGGACAAGCGAATTTAACCGAGAGCAAATGGACGAACTGCTCGACATTGAAACAGGCGGTATGTTGGAAACATGGGCTGACTTATATGGCATTACGAAAGATACGAAGCATCTGGTATTGATGGAACGATACGACCGGCGGCGTTTCTTCGACGCACTGCTGGCTGGCAGGGATGTGCTTACAAACAAACATGCAAACACGCAAATTTCGGAAATTCTGGGTGCGGCTAGAGCGTGGGAGGTGACAGGGGTCTCGCGCTACCGGGAAATCGTCGAAGCCTTCTGGAAATGTGCGGTTACTGAACGGGGCTATGTCGCGACGGGCGCTGGTGACGATGCGGAGCTGTGGATGCCTCGCGGCAAAATGAACCGAATGGGCGTCGGGCAAGAGCACTGTGTGAACTACAATATGATGCGTCTTGCTCATACGCTGCTTCGCTGGACGGGGGACCCTGCCTATGCCGATTATTGGGAACGCAGGTTTGTTAACGGGGTCCTCGCGCATCAACATGAAGAATCCGGTATGATCGCTTATTTTCTCGGAATAGGCGCTTGCAGCACCAAAAACTGGGGGTCGCCTACGCAGCATTTTTGGTGCTGCCACGGAACGCTAGTGCAGGCTAATGCGGCATACACCGAGCAGATCTTTATGCAGGATGAACAAGGCATTGCTGTGATGCAGTGGCTACCCGCGTCTTTGCGAACGAATATCGGAGACAGCTCGATCGGCTTGACGATTCGACAAGACGGCCAGCACGGACTGCATCCGCTTAATGCATGGAATGTGGAGGGGATGAAGGCGATTACGGAGGTGCATGTTCCGCCCACTCCCGAACACCGTCCCGATCGGTTCATCTATGAAATCTCGATTTCGGCTTCGAAGGAAACGGCGTTTCGCCTATCGATCCGTATCCCCTGGTGGGTGAGGGGGGAGGCGACAATCGCCGTTAACGGCGTTACATTGAATGGAGAACGGTGCCCGGCCGCTTTTGCCGAAATCAAACGAACGTGGATGAACGGTGATCTGATACGGGTGGAATTCCCGAAATCGTTAACGGCCGAAGCGCTTCCAGGCGAACCGGGAACGGTTGCTTTTATGGACGGTCCGATTGTACTGGCCGGCTTGGTTGACGAAGAAAGGCGGCTTCATGGGAACCCGAATCAGCCCGAAACGATGCTTGTTCCCGATCGGGAACGCAATCACAGCTGGTGGAATACCGGTTTTTACCGAACGAAAGGTCAAGATCGAGGGTTTCGGTTCATTCCTCTTTATGAGGTTAAAGACCAGAAATATACTGTATATTTCCCGGTCGAGTGA
- a CDS encoding AraC family transcriptional regulator produces MERDIYLTADRFPLVRDIGSNRTDDWYSHPDRVLDYDVFLFVTEGSMQVVEEDIEYVVGTNEHLFLKKGLHHWGRPETLPGTTWYWIHFTTIADERIEYKRQPVVPELEYYFQGHYQYMLQMPKFGEAALHYTTEERLQSMIESIRKQRSHRMTEISLQAYQLFLSLYRSASNREKAVKQGKAEAHVGRIMTYLSRHDEEEFDAKGLSEYMNLNYSHISATFSKITGQTIIEAHTRLRMNKALHLLRTTSLNVSEISERLGFQNPFYFTRVFKKVLGESPSYYMNHFYR; encoded by the coding sequence ATGGAACGGGATATTTATCTAACGGCGGACAGGTTCCCGCTAGTCCGGGATATTGGCAGCAATCGAACCGATGACTGGTATTCGCACCCGGATCGGGTGCTGGATTATGACGTCTTTCTGTTCGTCACTGAAGGCTCTATGCAGGTCGTTGAGGAGGATATCGAATACGTCGTAGGGACGAATGAACATTTATTTCTGAAGAAAGGGTTGCATCATTGGGGACGGCCCGAGACGCTTCCAGGAACGACCTGGTATTGGATTCACTTTACCACGATTGCCGATGAGAGAATCGAATATAAACGGCAGCCTGTTGTACCCGAGCTCGAATACTATTTCCAGGGCCATTACCAGTATATGCTTCAGATGCCTAAATTCGGTGAGGCTGCGCTGCATTATACGACCGAAGAACGTTTACAATCCATGATCGAAAGCATCCGCAAACAAAGATCGCACCGGATGACGGAAATCAGCCTCCAAGCCTACCAGCTGTTCTTGAGCCTCTATCGTTCGGCGTCCAACCGGGAGAAAGCGGTAAAGCAAGGAAAGGCCGAAGCCCATGTAGGACGAATCATGACGTATTTGAGCCGACATGACGAAGAGGAATTTGACGCAAAAGGGCTGAGCGAATACATGAATTTGAATTACAGTCATATTTCCGCAACCTTCTCCAAAATAACCGGTCAAACGATTATCGAAGCGCATACGCGGCTAAGAATGAATAAAGCTCTGCATCTATTGCGTACTACCTCCTTAAATGTCTCGGAAATCAGCGAACGTCTCGGATTTCAAAACCCGTTTTATTTTACAAGGGTTTTCAAGAAGGTATTGGGAGAATCACCTAGCTACTATATGAATCATTTTTATCGATAA
- a CDS encoding response regulator — MKVMIVDDEPAILKGLLKVVKDSAPEFAEVALAHNAFDALEKMMEHRPDVTITDLNMPEMDGFALIAEAKSRELCNRFIILTGYDEFQYALQAIRAGVIDYLLKPINKSELSVLLHRIAAELPVICSADDRDHAAKILGFIELNYSKDLSLDLLAEHLNLHPNYISSLFSKETGTTFVQYINTVRIREAKKQLAEFPHVPVNSIGARVGFENRHYFNKVFKKFTGMTPGQYRAVLGIASSEDHE; from the coding sequence ATGAAAGTTATGATCGTAGATGACGAGCCAGCCATTCTGAAGGGACTTCTGAAAGTCGTTAAGGATTCCGCGCCTGAGTTTGCCGAGGTGGCGCTGGCGCATAACGCTTTTGATGCGCTTGAGAAAATGATGGAACATCGGCCGGACGTTACGATAACGGATCTCAACATGCCGGAGATGGATGGTTTCGCCTTGATCGCCGAAGCCAAGTCACGGGAACTATGCAATCGTTTTATTATTCTGACTGGATACGATGAATTTCAATATGCGCTGCAAGCGATTCGCGCCGGTGTGATCGACTATTTGCTGAAACCGATCAATAAGAGCGAACTTTCCGTCTTGCTTCATCGGATCGCCGCCGAACTTCCTGTCATCTGCTCGGCTGACGACCGCGATCATGCGGCTAAAATCCTCGGGTTTATCGAATTGAATTACTCGAAGGATCTTTCGCTAGACCTTCTGGCCGAACATTTGAATTTGCACCCGAATTATATCAGCAGTCTGTTCAGCAAGGAAACCGGGACGACTTTCGTGCAGTATATAAATACGGTGCGAATTCGCGAAGCGAAAAAGCAACTTGCCGAATTCCCTCATGTGCCTGTCAACTCGATTGGGGCTCGCGTCGGTTTTGAGAACCGGCATTATTTCAACAAAGTGTTTAAGAAATTTACGGGAATGACGCCGGGGCAGTATCGGGCCGTGTTGGGAATTGCCTCGTCAGAGGATCATGAGTAA
- a CDS encoding sensor histidine kinase encodes MSIVKKIVVGYFFIIFIPVIVVGALFYNQIYGSLVSQFADNRQNILEQAYSNLKTDLARIESVYRILQYNAYVTDYLDGVFDSESESVYTHLRYIDPLFSQSMAINPEMKSMVIYKLKDQVLSIPERFVDRAALNPKVLSAVATLKPGKGKWIRLSEEGATPSYSYYQYLYNSRYTEKIGLLEIRVGDEMIRQFLKAAGVGEHWRALFFNPEGDRLPLEPVSADAVFESEDRMLAGLAADRTIESDFIYHRTIVNQMFLKELGVRVLIAGQVSDVFERSRNREIVLVAIIIALLVLLSVLYYSFASSIAKRILKLARHMRAVSDSNLKLVTNSQSDKDEIGFLTLSYNAMIQRLDELINHVHRAELRNKEIAYKVLQAQIKPHFLYNTLETIRMMAEANDDKEVADISYSFARLMRYSLSSQKDDTVLSAEIEMVAYYLNIHQARLGDRLEVEFDIRLDEESVPCPRFMLQPLVENCIVHGASTVLRPVRILLFAEETGDEFRIVLTDNGAGIAWDNLKDIRALLAFGSDAKGNLDDEGDSLGLYNVSERIKTFYGGTSRIELESEEGKGTTLTLYLSKGTVSLQ; translated from the coding sequence ATGAGCATTGTCAAAAAAATTGTCGTTGGCTATTTTTTCATCATTTTCATCCCTGTTATTGTCGTTGGTGCCTTATTTTATAATCAGATCTACGGGAGTCTCGTCTCACAATTTGCCGACAACCGCCAGAACATCCTTGAGCAAGCGTATTCAAACTTGAAAACGGATCTGGCCCGAATCGAATCGGTGTACCGGATTTTGCAATATAATGCGTATGTGACCGATTATTTGGACGGCGTGTTCGATTCGGAATCGGAGAGTGTATACACTCATCTTCGGTACATCGATCCGCTGTTTTCCCAATCCATGGCTATCAATCCGGAGATGAAGTCAATGGTCATATACAAGCTGAAAGACCAAGTTCTTTCGATTCCGGAGCGATTTGTCGACCGCGCCGCGTTAAATCCCAAGGTGTTGTCGGCTGTCGCAACGTTGAAGCCGGGCAAAGGGAAATGGATCCGGCTGTCGGAGGAAGGAGCTACACCTTCCTATAGTTACTATCAGTATTTGTACAATAGTCGGTACACGGAAAAGATCGGCCTGCTTGAAATTCGGGTCGGCGATGAAATGATACGGCAGTTTCTGAAAGCGGCCGGCGTCGGGGAGCATTGGCGAGCACTATTTTTTAACCCAGAGGGGGATAGGCTTCCTCTGGAGCCAGTGTCCGCGGACGCGGTCTTCGAATCCGAAGACCGAATGTTGGCAGGGCTCGCTGCCGACCGGACGATCGAAAGCGATTTTATTTATCACCGCACGATTGTCAACCAGATGTTTCTGAAAGAGCTTGGTGTCCGTGTCCTGATTGCCGGTCAGGTGAGCGATGTGTTTGAGCGGAGCCGCAACCGGGAAATCGTTCTTGTTGCCATCATTATCGCGTTGCTTGTACTGCTGTCTGTCCTATACTATTCCTTTGCGTCTTCGATAGCCAAACGAATTTTGAAGCTGGCACGGCATATGAGGGCTGTGAGCGACAGTAATTTGAAACTGGTGACAAACAGTCAGAGCGATAAGGATGAAATCGGTTTTTTGACCTTGTCTTATAATGCGATGATTCAGCGGTTGGATGAGCTCATCAATCATGTTCACCGCGCCGAACTCAGAAATAAGGAAATCGCTTACAAAGTTCTGCAGGCGCAGATCAAACCGCATTTTCTTTACAACACGCTGGAAACGATCCGCATGATGGCGGAAGCGAACGACGACAAGGAAGTGGCGGATATTTCCTATTCGTTCGCCCGCCTGATGCGGTACAGCCTGTCATCGCAGAAGGACGACACCGTGCTCAGCGCGGAAATCGAAATGGTTGCCTATTACCTGAACATTCATCAGGCCCGGCTTGGAGACAGACTGGAGGTCGAGTTTGACATTCGGCTTGATGAGGAATCCGTTCCATGCCCCCGGTTCATGCTTCAGCCGCTCGTCGAAAATTGCATCGTTCATGGTGCTTCAACCGTTCTCCGTCCGGTTCGTATCTTACTGTTTGCGGAGGAGACTGGCGATGAGTTCCGGATCGTGCTGACCGATAACGGGGCGGGGATCGCCTGGGACAATCTGAAAGACATTCGCGCTTTGTTGGCGTTCGGCAGCGATGCGAAGGGGAACTTGGACGACGAAGGCGACAGCCTTGGACTGTATAACGTCAGCGAACGCATCAAAACTTTTTATGGCGGCACCTCGCGCATAGAACTCGAAAGTGAGGAAGGGAAAGGAACGACTTTAACCTTATACTTGTCGAAAGGGACGGTATCGTTACAATGA